The genomic DNA attttttaaattttcaaatatgtTCTTATATTTTGGGTCATTGGCATATTTGGACAATAACTCCGGGTTACTCATCATATTTTGCATCATTTGGAAAAACTGAGGATTATTAAATAGTTCTTTCATTTCAGGAGAATTTAAGTCGGGCATTCCGCCTGGAAATCCACTCGGCATTCCTCCGGGCATTCCTCCGGGCATTCCACCTGGAAATCCACCTGGCATACCACCTGGCATACCACCTGGCATTCCACCTGGCATTCCGCCTGGCATTCCGCCTGGCATTCCGCCTGGCATTCCGCCTGGCATTCCGCCGGGCATTCCACCTGGAAATCCACCGGGCATACCTCCTCCAAAATCACCAGAAAAATCCGGTTGACTGTAGGAAGAATCCGAGGAATCTGAGTCataattttcccttttactattttcttttttatatgccTTTTCTGCAGCTTTTTTCTTAGCAGCtagccttttttttaattctttttctctttttttcctttttttatcttcttctttgtttattttgtatcttctcttttcataaatttttttatatttctcttcaattaatttttgcatttCCCATAAATCTTCATCATAATCAATTTTTTGTCCTTGTTCGATATCTGCATGAGCACATTCCCATTTGCCTAAATGTCTATATGCTTTAGCTCTAATTTTATATGCATTAGCGCTatcaatatttaaatttaaagcTTCCGTACAATCTCTAATACAAGCTTTTGGTCTTTTTAAACTTAACAAAATGGATGCACGTTTAGTATATATCATAGCTGATGGATTTCcgaaagaaattattttattatatttttctaatgcCTCCTCTAATTTATCTTCTTGAACTAAATTTACTGCTTCTGATTTTAATTTACTAATCTCTTCTATCGTTTCTTCTGATAATTCTCCTTCTATAATAGGAGCTAATGGGGGGCATTCAGTCGTTTCCTCTTTCATTATATCTTCACCTccttcttcctcttcctcttctacttcttcttcctcttcttcatcTAAGTCCTCCTTATCAGCTGCATCCGATTTTTCTTCTGTACTATCTTCACTTggaatattttcataatactCTTTATCCTTTCTTACTTTTCCACCGAAGCTTTCAATGAATtccttaaaaaaagaaaattctgGTTTTAACAAAATGCTTGGGTCTTCCTCACATATAGAAACGAATTTCTTCAACTCCTCAActataaaatgataaaaaaaaaaaaaaaaaaaaaattggtgGTAATGcgtaaataattatgttcAAATACAAAAACCTAAAATCTGCTACCTTTTCATGTATATGCAA from Plasmodium brasilianum strain Bolivian I chromosome 10, whole genome shotgun sequence includes the following:
- a CDS encoding Hsc70-interacting protein, with translation MMDDKKIEELKKFVSICEEDPSILLKPEFSFFKEFIESFGGKVRKDKEYYENIPSEDSTEEKSDAADKEDLDEEEEEEVEEEEEEGGEDIMKEETTECPPLAPIIEGELSEETIEEISKLKSEAVNLVQEDKLEEALEKYNKIISFGNPSAMIYTKRASILLSLKRPKACIRDCTEALNLNIDSANAYKIRAKAYRHLGKWECAHADIEQGQKIDYDEDLWEMQKLIEEKYKKIYEKRRYKINKEEDKKRKKREKELKKRLAAKKKAAEKAYKKENSKRENYDSDSSDSSYSQPDFSGDFGGGMPGGFPGGMPGGMPGGMPGGMPGGMPGGMPGGMPGGMPGGMPGGFPGGMPGGMPGGMPSGFPGGMPDLNSPEMKELFNNPQFFQMMQNMMSNPELLSKYANDPKYKNIFENLKNSDLGNMMGKSKPNGKN